The genomic interval GTAATCTGGAGCTGGCCTGGGTGTATGCCTGCTTGTGACATCCATTGTTCTGTAGCTCTCTCTAAAAATTCTCTTGGGGTGTATTTAGGGTCCCAGATTATCTTTGGTATGGAACCTGAATTTGGTGTCATATATTTTTCACGGGCTGCATCAGCTAGCTTGTCTTCTACTCTGTTATATGGAATGTCATTTGGGTAGGCTGTGGTTTTAGCAATTTTCTCCACGTCCGCTAATCCTCCCCCTAACATACATCTTCCACCAATTGCACGGAAGTCACCAATGGCTAACTCCTCCCCTTCTGTTAAGGTCCTTAGCTTCCTCAACCAAGCTGCTCCTCCTTCTGCTATGGGTGGAAGCTGTTTAACCAGCGCTTCCAAATCCCTAATTCTGTACGGTCAAAAGACTGGTTCTTCTTTTGTGCCAATCACTAGAGGCATTTCAAGTTCTGAATAATCTGGGCTGTTCTTTAAGTGCACTTCCTTTTCTTCAGCCTCCACCAAGTCATATTTTCCATCGTCCTTGAACATTGACTGCCGTTTTTCTAGCCCAGATTGTGTCTTCTCCCTGTTGAccagcttttgttttgttttgtccatGCGAGGCACAATTTTCTGTGAGCGCAATTTCCTCCCCGCCATTTTGGTGTCAGGTCGGTTTTCACGACCATCCACACTATCTGTCTCGTCTTCTTCTGATATCTTGTAAAACAGCCTTTAATACTTTCTCCTCTACTTTGATTACTCTTTCCAGGATGTCTGCAAGAGCGTCTTTATTGGCCTGAGTGTACGGTCTGGCAGACGAGGTGGGGACTGAGGTCAAAGGTACTAGCTGCGCACGGGCAAGCTCCAGTTCCTCCttttttgcagacagagtttgTATCTGTCCTGCTAGCTTCTTGTTTTCCTGTTGCAGAGACTTCAGCATGTTCTCTGCGTCTCCTTTCACCTCCTTTTCATTGTTAGGCTCAGTTTTCACCAGGTCCTCTTTCATCCAGGAATCTATCCCCTGGCACATGATCCTCCATCTTCAACACTTTCCATGGTTTTCTCTCAATGTTTTCATTTCTGCTTTGGTTTTTCTGTTCACTGAACGGCTCAGTGTTTCTTCATGTAGTTGTTTGAGTCCCTTGTCAGACTTTTCACCTTCATTTTTGAAAACCATGTGCAAGGGTTCTCTGTCTTCCAAAGTTTTTTGTTGAGCCTCACACAATCTTTCCACATATTCTTTCATAACTCGAAACTCCTTACCTGCTGCTTTTGTTGTTCCAGATCAAGCCATATTGATTGCCTTCTCTAATTCTTCCACTTGATCCTTTAGTGGCTTATATGCGTTCCGTCCACTGGGTGTCGCACTTGAGCTGTCTGCCattttgttttcctgtgcttCACAAAATGGCTGCTTTTGACTCCACCCGCAAAGTTTCGCGACAACACTTCCCCGTTTGCTGTCAGAAGCAGTGTAGCTTCTCCAGCAATCACTTCCTCTTTTTACCCGGTCGGTGAAGCACCCACcaaaactgttaaaatgttttttctacaGTTTATAAATTCACAAAACCAGCCACAGCAGTGCGCAAACAGCcacacatacaaaaaacaaTCAATCTGTTTCCTCAGTACTATTTCCGTCAGAGAGATTGCTTCACCCAAGAAAGGGGAAGTAGGCCCCACGGCGTATGTTGCCTATGCAGCAGGAGAGGAACGGGTAAATATACGTCTCAGTCAACTCACAGTAAAGAAAATCtcaaaataaatattaacaATCTCACCGTGGACAAAAAGCTCAAAATAAATCACACCAGTTATGTATGTTACTGAAATTCTTGCCTGGTTGAACTTGCTATTCAAACGGAGATATTTGCCTTCAATGCCTCAAGTTTTAGGCCACAACCTCTGCAGTTTGCACAGTTCACTCACTATAGGCCcagaaaataaatcagtttatcAACATCCACCGAAACTGTCACGGTTTGCGGGTGCAAGCCGTGTGGAAGTTAATTAGGACCGGGCAGCAGCAGCTCAAGTGCAGGTAAGAATTTATTAACAGTAaggcaaataaacagaaatggcGAGTGACACTAACAggtaacctaaactgggaaaactaacaaagcaaaccagaaacgaagatgcagggaggtccgAGGAAACACATatggagagacgcagggacatctaggggaaacaacacagacgaaacagcaactaacagaggcagacacgaggtttaaatacacagaaggataacgagggaatgagacacaaaaggagggcacagctgggagtaatcagacctgacgagacaggggaagagtaaactgaacacactgagataagacagacttttaaagtaaaacaggaaacacatgcacGTAATGACACCGACTCAATACGCAGACTAAACACAGGGATACACTGGTAGGAAAGAATGAACACTAaccgaggaagaacagaaccaaaattacaataatagaaaacacaaaacgctgggtcaaaaggacccaggatcatgacagtacccccccctcaAAGGCTGGCCCCAGACAGcccaacaagaaaacaaaaacagccagaaaaacagaaaacccgACCAGGGCGGGCGGTGGGGGCCCAGGACAGAGGGCTCGggacaaaacaaaaccagtgcACAAGAGGGACAAAAACCACAACACGAGCCAccaccaaaaaacaacaacaaaagacgCACACTGGAGCCCCAAAAAACAGAGTCCAAAACAGAagagttcagggggccggccaggGGGCCGACCGCACAGAAGTCCCAACAGTTCCGGGGGCCGACCGTGCGGAAGGCCACGGTGGCGATGTGGACCCAggtcagggggccggcccgggGGCCGACAACCCCGGAGCCcggacagttcagggggccggccgtgagGACGGCAGCGGCGCCGACGCGGGCACAGTTCAGGGGGTCGGCCGTGAGGACGGCAGCGGCGCCGACGCGGGCACAGTTCAGGGGGTCGGCCGTGAGGACGGCAGCGGCGCCGACGCGggcacagttcagggggccggcccgggGGCCGATAACACAGGAGCCcggacagttcagggggccggccgtgagGGAGGCAATGGCGGCGACTCAGGCGAAGGCGGTCCGGGGGCCGCCCACGACGGCGATGTCGCCTGGCCAgtggcctggaaagtggccagTCAGCTGCAGACCCCGACGGGGtaggacca from Oreochromis niloticus isolate F11D_XX unplaced genomic scaffold, O_niloticus_UMD_NMBU tig00003574_pilon, whole genome shotgun sequence carries:
- the LOC112845145 gene encoding uncharacterized protein LOC112845145 produces the protein MTVPPPQRLAPDSPTRKQKQPEKQKTRPGRAVGAQDRGLGTKQNQCTRGTKTTTRATTKKQQQKTHTGAPKNRVQNRRVQGAGQGADRTEVPTVPGADRAEGHGGDVDPGQGAGPGADNPGARTVQGAGREDGSGADAGTVQGAGPGADNTGARTVQGAGREGGNGGDSGEGGPGAAHDGDVAWPVAWKVASQLQTPTG